Genomic segment of Serinicoccus hydrothermalis:
TGAGGTCGGGCGTCATCGGTCGACCTCCATGAGGAAGTTTCGCAGAAGCCGGGCGCCGACCGACGCCGACCTCTCGGGGTGGAACTGCGCGCCCCACCGCAGCCCGGAGCGCACGACCGCGGTCCACGGCTGCCCGTGCACCGTGCTCGCCAGGGTGTGCTCGCTCGGCGCGGCGGCGTAGGAGTGCACGAAGTAGGCCCGGTCGCCCTCCTCGATCCCCGCGAGCAGCGGGTCCTCCACGAGCCCTGTCAGCGCGTTCCAGCCCATGTGCGGCACCCGCAGGTCGGGTCCGCCCGGTATGCCGACCACCTCGCCGGGGACGAGGCCGAGCGTCGCCACCCCGCCGTCCTCTGCGGAGCGCTCGAAGAGCAGCTGCATGCCCAGGCATACCCCGAGCAGCGGCGCCTGCACCTGGGCCAGCGTCTCGACCAGGCCCAGCTCGCGCAGCCGGCACATGCCGGCACCGGCCGCGCCGACCCCGGGCAGGATGACGCGGTCGGCGGCCAGGATGTCGGCCGGGTCGGCGGTGAGCCTGCTGCTCGCGCCGAGCCGCTCGAGGGCGTAGCTGACCGAGCCGATGTTGGTGCCACCGCCGTCGACGAGGGCGACCTTCACAGGACGCCCTTGGTGGTGGGCAGCTCGCTGGAGTCGCCCTGCCGGGCGATGCCCATGCGCAGCGCGCGGGCGACCGCCTTGAAGCCCACCTCGATCTTGTGGTGGGTGTTGCCGCCGGTCACCGACAGGTGCAGGGTGCAGCGCATCGCGTCGGCGAAGGAGCGCCAGAAGTGCTCGACCATCTCGGTCGAGAACTCGCCCACGGCCTCCCGGTCGAAGCTGCCCTCGTAGGCGAAGTAGGGCCGCCCCGACAGGTCGATCGCCGCGGTCGCCTGCGCCTCGTCCATGGGGAGGGTGAAGCCGTAGCGCCCGATCCCGCGCTTGTCGCCGAGCGCGGTGCGGATCGCCTCGCCCACGGCCAGCGCGACGTCCTCGACGGTGTGGTGGTCGTCGATGTGCAGGTCGCCCTCGCAGCTCACGCGCAGCCGGAAGCCGCCGTGCTTGGCGAGCT
This window contains:
- the hisH gene encoding imidazole glycerol phosphate synthase subunit HisH, which gives rise to MKVALVDGGGTNIGSVSYALERLGASSRLTADPADILAADRVILPGVGAAGAGMCRLRELGLVETLAQVQAPLLGVCLGMQLLFERSAEDGGVATLGLVPGEVVGIPGGPDLRVPHMGWNALTGLVEDPLLAGIEEGDRAYFVHSYAAAPSEHTLASTVHGQPWTAVVRSGLRWGAQFHPERSASVGARLLRNFLMEVDR